Part of the Choloepus didactylus isolate mChoDid1 chromosome 10, mChoDid1.pri, whole genome shotgun sequence genome is shown below.
CatcatttttagagcagttttaagtttacagaaaaattgagcaggaagTACAGAGTCCATATATACTTTATCTCCACTCCTCCCCAGTTTCCCCCATTAGtgacatcttgcattagtgtggtacatttgtaacaattgatgagctgatatttatatattaactgaagttcatagtttacattagggctcactctttgtgttgtacattcTGTGGGTTTTGATAAATACgcaatgtcatgtatccaccactaCAGTTTtacacagaatagtttcactgccctaaaaaaaTGCCCTGGGCTCCACCTATTCACCCCTTGTCCTCTCCTCTCCAACCTCTGGTGACCACTGGTCCTTTTACTGTCTCTATTGttctgccttttccagaatgtcatatagctGGAACCACACAAGTACATAGCCTTTTCATTTGGCAtgtgcatttaaggttcctcTGCATCTTTTCCTGGCTTGCTAGCTCTTTTCAAGTGGCTTTTTAAGGAAGATGTCAATGGATATatagctttctttctttcactcctGTGATTATATTAACGAGTTATTGTACCTGGTAACCTAATGAAAAAATACTGATTAGTTCACAAGACATATTTAACACAAAATCAGCCCATgggaaaatagttttaaaagattaaaacctCCTATGGGGATATTGGTCTGCTTTAGCTGATTGTGTCCCTAGATTACAACTGGCCACCTCATCTGTAGAAGAGGAGCTGGAGGACAAGCCTGagctcattttcctttctttccctgggctgtgctcttccaggttTATCCCCTTGTCCCACTTCCTGGAAAGCCATGGGGGCTCTCTAGATTGTTGCTTGCTATGAAAGCCTCATCTTCTGTGGTTATAGGATCATGTAGCTGGTCCACGAATGACAAGCTTCCCTGCACAAAATGGTCTGAGAAATCACCCTGATTTCTAGATCTTTATTTACAGTTTTATGCCATTTGCCAATAACatagtttggattttttttccccctaaggcTTGCAGGGTCGAAGCCCGTTGAgatgtatatttccttttcctgaaaGCCTGTGTAGGGCTCTCTCCTGCGCACATCTGTTCCCCTTTATGCACACCAGGAAAGGATTAACCCAGCCCTTCTCTGCTTTTCAGATCTGACGGAAGAACGCCTTGGGGATGGCAGTGCGGCAGACAATACCGAGGCCTTCAGCGACAAGGACACGGACCAGAGGAGCTCCCCAGATGTGGTGACAAGTAAGAGCTGCTTCACCCCCGACAGCCCTGAGATAGTGTCAGTGGATGAAGGAGGTTATGCGGCCCAGAAAAACGGAGGCTGTGCCGAGAGCCGAGCAGACAGTCCCAAGTACCACGCGGAACAGAATCACCTCCTGATTGAGGGCCCCTCCGGGACCGTTTCTCTGCCCTTCAGCTTGAAAGCCAACAGACCGCCCCTCGAAGTGTTAAAGAAAATATTCCCCAACCAGAAGCCCACCGTGCTTGAGTTAATCCTGAAGGGCTGTGGGGGGGACCTGGTGAGCGCCGTGGAAGTCCTTCTCTCCAGCCGATCTTCAGTGCCCGGAGCCGACCGAACTGCCACAGAGCCCGAGAGTCTTGTTCTGCCCTCCAACGGGCACATCTTTGAACATACCCTGAGTTCCTACCCCATCTCCTCTTCCAAGTGGTCTGTGGGGTCAGCCTTTCGGGTCCCAGACACGTTGAGGTTTTCTGCTGACTCGAGTAATGTTGTGCCAAACCCCTTGGCGGTGCCCCTGCAGCACCCTTTCCCCCAGCCACCCCGCTACCCCCTAATGCTGAGGAATACTTTGGCGAGAAACCAGTCGAGCCCCTTTCTGCCCAATGATGTCACCCTGTGGAACACCATGACGCTGCAGCAGCAGTACCAGCTGAGGTCCCAGTACGTCAGCCCCTTCTCCAGTAACTCTACCAGCATCTTCAGGAGCTCACCTGTGCTCCCCACCCGCACCCCCGAAGACCCTAGGATCGCCATTCCTGAGGATGGGTGCCCAGTTGTGTCCAAGCAGTCCATGTACACCGAGGATGACTATGATGAGCGGTCTGACTCCTCAGACTCTAGAATACTCAATACATCATCTTAAAGTGGTCCTGGATGGGTGGTAACTGGAGGACATTTTCTTTTCAACCCTGGGGCTTCAGGAGGGGCCACAGCCTGTGTATACCGTTCCCTTCTGTTTGACAAAGTGACTGTGCTTGATTCTATACATTAGCAATAAATACATAACTTATTTAATTTCTTGCACTTCAATGGAAAATGCCAAATAGCTCTGCTCTGTGGCTTTAGTGCTGAATGTTGATTGTAAAAGAGAGTCTAATGCTAAGAATAGTCTTAGGAAAGCTGGGTCCATGGAAGATTTATTTTGGGATGTGAAGCTGAAAGTCAGCCTTGGGCCTAAACTCAACCtggaatgttaaataaaatagtatacTTGAATGCGATTTTGTAAGAGGATTCCTCAGGATACGTGACACCTAAAGGAAGTGGTTGGGTTACAAGTGGACTAAACAGGGACATTATATTCTTATGCTAAAAATCTTTCTTGCATTTTAAAGAGAGACTGCACTTAAGAATAGAGGGACTGCTCATCTGCTTATTTAAGCCTGGATAGTTTTCAGAGACAAACTCCATTAAGAGTTATTCTTTTCACATGGCTGAATCAAAACATGTGTAATGTCAATGTAAAACCAATCACAGCTGTGAACTGCATGAAATGTATTGTGAAATGAATACAAGATTAAGCTTTTGTCAGGTTAATGTAGCATGCTAAGGACTCTAGAAAATAATAAACTAAGGAGATGATCTTGGTTTATGTCATTTCTGCTTGTGGAAAGAGCATCTCTGAAAATAGAAGCTTGATTTAAAAGCTACTTACTAGATACATGATGGATCAGGAATCAAGGTATCAGTTAAATGAGACATTTCTTGAGAAATAGAAATGGCAGCATTTGGAGGCTGAATTCAGAAAGAGCATTTATTGTTCTGGAATAAGTTTATTCattccttccattcattcatttagttttcAATGAGAATAATCATAATATGTTATTGCTCAGCTTTCCTACCTATGGGGCCAGGGTAAGTATGGGTGATAATGGAGAATCCCATTGAAagcaaagtaaaaatgaaattacCAACAGTGTATAATCAAGTGTGGGAAGAAAGCAAAGTGCTTTGCACAGTTGCTGACACAGacaaagtactcaataaatgaggGTTATTACTCCTATCACTTAAGTCCAGCAGATCTGTGTTCAGAATAAGGAAGTGAATTCCCTTGTTCTCACTTGGAGAAGATGCCATTCTGGATTGAAGGACTGAGCATAACAAAGCATTGAAAACCAGGGCTTTTTCTTCACTTTAAAAGCATTTTGGGGGTGCTGTATGTGAGAAACATCTTGCTCaggtatttttaaaagtgaattttcaaACAGTAACAGTCAGTGGGGACCACACCAACCACTCCTACTTATTGTTTCCATTGCTCAAAGTGCATGAAAGGTAAGGCGACTGCTTAGGTCAGACAGTAAACTTATGGATGTGGAAGGGACAGTAAATAAGCAGATAAATAAAAGCCTCTTTATGACAGGAATGCAGAGAGAGCTCCCCAGGCAAGGGCTGTTCAGTCTGGGGAGGGAGAAGGGTAAATCCTCTCAGTCTGAGATGCTCCATTAATCGGAAGGCAGAGCTGGCATCAGCAGCCCAAAATCCTTGGAGTGGGTCCCGGGGAAAGAAGAGATATTTGAAACAAAAGAACTTTTTGTTTATATTGAGCACTTTCGGAATGAGCAATCTTTGATGGAAAAATTTCCTACTATTAGTTGGACTAAAATGTATTTAGTCGACATAGTTATGTATTAGAGTGATAAAAAGTAAATTTGGTTTGTGTTAGGACTGTATTCAAACACTGATGTCTACACTGGGAAGaaagtgaggggtggggagaagaaaaCTGGCCCCAGATTCTAAAGACACGCACCCAGGACATTTTGTGGGATGTGATGAGCAAATGTCTGGGCCTACCTAGgacaaatgtattttaaaaaggcatCTTCATCTCAAAAGTTTAcctatatttatttaacaaacagtGATAACAGATCCCATGTGAACCAAAGATGCTACAAAGCCTGACTTCAGCTGTTACTTCTCCAGGTTGAATGACCCTGATTGAGCAAAACGTGCCTGCAGTGGTGGTACTGACTTCTTTGTAAGATGGCCTGCAAAGTGGAATTATATGTAAAATAGTTTATTCGTGGACTAGTGTAGGTATGTTTGATCCTCAATATAATCTTCTGAAGAAATCTTGCTTTGGTAGGGTAAGTGTGGTCAAGGGTTGAAAGTGAGAAATCGGTTATTAGGATCCTATGTTCTGCCTCTGGTGTTTAGTTTTGCTTCCTATGCAGTCCTGACAGATGAGCCCCCTCAGATTAAAGTGACAAATCCTCTTAGATTGGCTCAAAGACCATTCTGCTGTAGAGTGTAGAATTCAAGGAAAATGGGCCCTCATCCGCCCATGAGCACTCAGTTACTCATTCACTGAACATCTGGatgaaaagtgaaaaacaaaatcaaccaaCTCCTTCCACCTAGTTAAGTTCCATCTGCCACACAGACAAAACATCTGCGTGCTTGACTGTATGCTTTCAGTATTCATCAACTGATGTTTGACCTATGAGTCTATTTAGTCTTTTAGAAAGTTAATTCACATTAAATCAATGCCTCTCTCCCCCTTCTAGGAAGGATCTGCCCACCCCTGGTCTTACAGTCAACACTTTGTTCTTCTGTCTATGATGTTGGGAGTGTTGGGTGGGGTGGTTGGGTTGCTCTAGAGCAGATTCCTGGGTCCCACCTGTTGGGTCAGAATCCCTTGTAGCCTAGGAACCTACATACTTATCATCTTCCCTAGGTAATTCTTAAGCTCACTAAGATGTGAGAACCATCTTCCTCTTCATCAGATTCTTGGTTTTTCCAAATAAATCTATGCCAAGTGAAAGAGGTGAGGGATATAAACTCATGCCAGAGATTTCTAAATTCCCTCCCCCTTCTACTTCCACGTACTTTTCAATGGGAAAAGTAAACTTCAACATGTAAGCAGTCTAGGACACACCCTCGATCTAGTTCAAATAACTTTGGCGTCAGGGTCAAGTGTTAGATTGAGAACACATTTTGGATCAGAAATGCCAGTTTCTGGAAACTTCTGGATGGTAAAGGGCCAGTAATATTAAGTGTGCCACCATTCCCTAAAGGGATTGCCCCTTTAAAGCTTCCTCATAGATCTGTCTGACTGTTGTTGATTCTCTGGGTCATTCGGTGTTCTCAGTTTTGTCCTGGAGGTAGGTTTTGCCCTGGAAAGCTTTGAGTTGTAAGAAATGCCCATACTCTTgaggatgaaaaaagaaaagtaatttcaTAGATGAATTGAGAAGCAAGGTAGTTCTTAGCCAGATGCATGAACATGGTTGAAATAAACAGAGCAACCTGGAGTGGTGACAGGTGCCAGGGAAGAGGGGCAGTGATTTCTGAATCACTGATCCAGGCTGGGAGAAGTAATCCGCAATCTTCTAAGAGCTAAGGACATTGAAAATGTGGAAGAACAAACATGATCAGAGGAGGGGGTGAGAGTTACAGAAGTCAAATATCATGGGGTTTGTTTATCAGGGACTCATCTAAGGTCTCCAGCTTGCCCAATGGAAAGattggtggagggtggggggcatcttgaaaacatttgttgagtgtccAGAAAACAGGCACTGACTGCATTTGAGCTGACGTATTTGAAAAATGAACTTGGTTTCACTGCATACTGTTTCAGTGATTCATTCTTTATATGGGCATTTACTCAGCAGAAGTGAGGTGAAAATAAGATGGATGCTAAATTTATATGTTAATTTTAATATTGAAGCTATCCTATATTTGAAGAATAAGATCAGttcctcaatttcatttcttatatGGTACTGAATGTTGTCATTACTGGAAAAACATCATTTCTGAATGCATCCTCCCCAAATTCCAATCTTAGAGGGCAGGGGAGTTTCGGAGAGGCAATCTTGCCTTTTGCCGGTGGTCTATCCAGCGTTATGCTTCAGTGTTCCCATAGTATTATTTACTACTTCAGTGTGAATGGTAAATAGCAAGGGTagtgttttttccttcaattaCAGTGGTGTTTATTTACTAATTGGATTCTGAGAATTTGCTGGGGTTGTGAGGCTGTGTCAAGAGTTTCATGTATCCCACAGGCAGTCATTTGGAGGGCAAAGCCACTGGACTTAACCAAAAGTGAACTCAGCAGTTGTTCAGAACAAAGATCCCTCTAGAAGACTTGAGTCCCTGCTTGGTGGTTTCAGACAAATACCTCACACTTAGATTGTGATTTAAATTAAAGATGCCAGAGTTCTGTGGAAGGTTCTTTGAGGGAAACAAGGAATCTGTCTCCCAGATAAACATGGCAGGACCAGATATATGACAGTTTCTATGGAAGGGAGGGCAAATGAGTTTGGCTTGGGTTCTTCTTCAGCCCCCAGCGTGTGATAGCGATACAGGTGGGCTCTCTGTCCACCAGCCGAATGCTAGCTCTCCACACAGCTCCTGGCCTCCCTCATTGGCTTCTGCCTTTGGGGAGCATTGGGTGACATAGGCAGCCGTGGGTGTTTATCCTCCTTGCAGCCAAGGGGGCATGTGGTGGTGAGATCCAGAGTGAGTGTCCTTTGCTAATTTGTCAGCCCAGTAAGGGTTCTGTTTCAGGCGAGTGCCTTTTTCTACATTGTATGAAGGTACAAAAAATTCTAGAAGGGGACCCTGAGGAAAGATAGGAAGAAGGAAATAGGGTGAATGAGTTGCAAGAGAACAGCTTGAACATTAAAAGGAATAGCTGTGAAAGCCATTGATAAATACATCTCTGCTGCCCCATGCCCCTTTGAGAAAATAGGAAGCAGTTTTAGCTCTGCTAGTTTTCAAAAACCTCACTGGGATTGAGATTAGAAATGCAGGGAGATGCTGAAAAGGGAGGTATGGGAAATAGCTCTTACTGTGCACCTGCCACTTGCATTTGTTATCTCATCCCTCCATTTTGACCTCAGTATGTCTAAACGGATTATTCTTGCTCTAAAATCAGCTCAGGCCACCAGAAACCAGCTGGGCAGATGTGATTTGGGGCTGCCTGAATAGACAACAGTTTATGGAGAAACAACACAAAACAGGTGAGTGAATGAAAATGCTCCCAGCAAACACTGATTTATGCAGTTTTCTGTCTCCAAGAGAGCTCTGTGAATCAGCATGTCTGCATGTCTCCAATACCTATGATTCACTGTAGACCCCAAGTTTTCAAGAAACATTATGTTTAATGTGGCTTAGTATTAAAGCTATTTTATTAATCTAGAGTTTTGAAAATTGGCAATTGTGTATGATGTATACGTAACTCCCTATTAATGGAATATTTGATTAGCCAAAGCACCCTGTAGGTTTCTGCCAGAAAACATGCTCTACACAACTGTGTTTATACATAGAGAAAATCTTGTTAATCGACACTGATTTATTCAAATTAGCAATTTAAAGTAGCTGCTAGATGTTATTAATTATTTTGTAAGATTTAATAATCTAAATTCAATCCAAATGCTAGGTAATTTATTAAAAACCAATTCTATGCAGGATCCCACATTTTCCAAAAATGGTTTTGGGTTATGTATGTGAGATGTAGGAGAAACCAAAGCACCATGTGCTAGCTATTGTTCTAAGTGACTGTTATCTATTAactttaatcctctcaacaactcCATAAGGTTAGTAgtattactattcccattttgtaGTTGAGGaagcagagaggttaagtaacttgcccacgtCAATTACCTGGTAGTGGTGACTGTGGGTTTTAATCTCAGGGGGTTTGGATCCAGTCTAGCTGCTTGGAAATCACAGAGTTTTTTGAGCCTGGGGCCTTTGCCCAGCCACCTGGTTTTCTCCTGGGCCTGAAAACACTTCCATCAGAGGTGGGAATTGCAGCGCTTGCTGTTTATGGCAGCTCCTGGAAATCTGAGGGAGCATGGCTACAGAATCCTGGGCACTAGAGTAACCAGAACCTCCTTGTCCTCCCTTTGCATCAGCTGGGCAGTCACGTGCAGTGCGAATGCAGTGTACATTAGTGTTCTTCCTGACTGCGCCGCCCTGGAGGTCAGAGGAGAAAAATGGGTGAAATCAGCATTTCCCCTTCTGCTCACTGGTCATAACTAATACATTGGCCAAACAAGAAAGGTATGCGGCGATGTTCTATTTCACTCAAGTGCAAGGATCTCTCCTTCAGGACAGCTCCTCGGCAGCCACACCCTGGCCCCACATCACCAGTGGGCCTGGGGAAGTCCCAAGAATTCCCAGCCCATTGGCGAAGTAACTGGATAGCCCAGTGTCAGATCCTGCTGGTCAATTTGTGCATTTTGTCCACTGAGATTCCTGAAGCAGGATCTCGAGTAAAACGGCTTCTGGATTAGACTCAAATTTGAATTCCCTAAAGCTATGAGGGaggaaatatgattttaaatCACCACTTTATTAAATCTGCTAGACGAGTAATAGAAAATCAGGAAGATCATTTAATCCAGAGTTTCTTAATGTTGGTTTTGGAATCCTCTGAGGTGTCTGTTAATCTGGATCCCAGGTCTCCTCCTAGACCTGAATTGAAACCTCTGGGGGTGGATTCATGCCCCCTCACCCCACCGGAACCCAGGAGCTCAAACAGGCTCCCCAGGTGTTTCTTCTGTCTATTCAGCTTTGAGAGTGACTGAAATTCACTCCTGTCCAGAGAAGGAAACCCAATTCAGAAAAGACAAATCGATGTAGTCATAGTATTTGAGGATATATGACTCATCTTTAAATTCCCCACCCAGGTAAAAGCTCACGTGAAAGGGTCCAAATCGCTGACTGTAATAAGGCTTCTGGGGACATTGGAAGAGGTATCCCCAGTGTTCAGAAGCAGCTGGTAACATTAAGTAAATCGCCCCCTCTGGGCTTTAGTCCAGAGCACAGTCATTTGCCCTTCTATAGCGCAGGGATGCTTTGGGCTGTAGGTGAGAAAATAGGTAACCATTAAACTATGATGATCAGTTACACGAAAAATTATTCAGAGAATTATCTTTAAAACTTAGACCCGTACAGCGGGCCTTCTGAAATGTGGAGGATCTTACAGGAAGCTCctgtgaggatggaggagaaacAAGCCGAACAAGGGAGTGAAGATGGGGACTCGCCCTCGACCACATTGAGCTGTGCAGGTTCAACCCTGCACAATCCTGGGAGTGGTCTTTGCAACTGTTTCTGCAGGGAGGGAGAGGCTGGCATCTGGGATCTCTGCCTGGCTTCCTGATCCACAGGAACACCCGTCGCAGCTCCACCTGTCTGACTTGACTTCAGACCGTCAAACCCACAGAACGCAGGGAGGATTGTGCTTTCTGAGCTCGCTTCCCTGTCAGGGGGCAAGGAGGCGCTGGAGCAACCCCAGCAGAGCTCCACAGCGCCAACCCCACCTGGACCTACAGGCAAGGTGAGCGTTCAAGGGCAGTGGAGGTGAGTAAACCTGCGCTCTGGGATTCCAAGCATCACGCGGCAGACATCACCGCGCTAAGTTGCACTGCTGCACTGCTGCGGGCTTCATCCCGAGTGGATGGAATGGATTGAGAGTAAATGCATTCCCGCTGTGGCCCTGAAGGCTTACCATCTGGAGGGAAACCAGCTTGCCTAGAGGCACCTGACCACACAACCAGTTCCGGTGGCCCAGCACGTCACTTGCCCAAAGGAGTAGAGCCTCTCTTTCTAGGTGGGCTTAAGTCACTCCTTCCTGCACGGTCCCAGGCAGTCATTCACAGTATGGAGCTTTGGTGACTAGTTCTGAGCCTAGTTGGCCCCAAACACCTTTGTTTTTCAGATTTCCTGGCTAATTGAGGCCAAAGAAAGAAGAGCTCATTAATGAGCCCCCTTGGCCAGGAGTCCAAGGGTTGCCAGAAAAAgtacaggacacccagttaaactTCAATTTCAGAGAAATAACAAATTTTTTAGTAtgtctcatgcaatatttgtataagtatgtatgcatatgtatgtatgtatatgtatatttttatagtaTAGTTATGCCCCATGCAATCTTATAGTAATACAGTACTGCATGAGactgatatgaaaaaattattcCTTGTTTATCTGAAGTTCAAATTTAGCTAGGCATTCTgcattttcatttgctaaatctggaAGCCTTAGCAGGAAAGAAAATGCTTTTGTGGCCAAAGGCCGTGGCCATAGCCCTGCAGTTTGAGGAAATAGGAGAGCCACAGTTGTAACTAGGTAGGCTGCACACAAATGCAGCCCTCAGATACATTTTGTTTGATCGATGCCGcgtttttgtttccatttcaaaTGATTGCAATGTTTAAAATTTGGGAGATTTCACTATACATCAGTTTTAAGCTTCTCTGCAAAAGTGGAAAATCTGGCAATATCACGTGGAAACAAACTGGCCCGTGCCTGCCTTGGTTTATTCATTTCTTCCCTGCCTGGCTCCCATAGCTATTTGAAATGGGGACAAACTCATCCAGAACAATCAGTTTCCTAAGTTTTGCCCATGAGCACGGAGGAAATTTTTTTGGATCCTGAAAGCCCTGAGTGATGGTTGGTCCTGATCAGGTTGAGCTAGGGTGTGGGGCTCTCTACCCCCACCCTCCACTTTCAGCCTGATAACTTGCTACTTATAAGGGCTTAGGTGTGACTGGGAACAAGTTCCTAACTTCCCTGGGTCTCTCTTGTCATTTCTAAAATGTGGAGGCAGCTAATCCATGTTTCCCAACCTTTTATTTGCAACCTCATGGCACTGTGAatccaatgttttgaaagatcATGTCTACCCAAGCAAATGCTACTTTTAGAGCCACTAGGAAGTGGGGGACCATATTAGTCTGGTTAGCCTAAGCTATGCTGCTGTAATAAACAAACTCCAAAATTTCAGCAGCTTAATacataaagtttattttaagCCCAAGCAAAATCTGCTTTGGGTTTGGCAGCTCTCCAAGTAGTGAGACCAAGACTCAGTTTGCTTGTTTGCTTCTCTCATGTGGCACCACCATCTCAACATGTGGCTTTTATGACAGGAAAAGATTGCTGGAAGACTTTTCACTGCCTCACCTCTGCTCATTTCATTAGTTGGATCCAATCACTTCTTCACATCAGAGCAAGGAGCAGGGGAGATCAGTTCTCTCTACAACCCTAAAGGAGTGGAGAAATGCATATAGTAAAGAGCTACCACAGGGACTTGCAATGACCTATGGGGCCCCTCCCAGTTCCCAAATCCTCCCTCTGCCATCCTTCCGTGGTCATATGGTGTGGCTGCAGATACACACGCTTGGCCTTTATGATGACTGATAGCCAATCCAGCTGAGCTACAGATGCTACAGATTATTCTGATCTTTAATACATCCacatctaatttttttccttcctgataaTAGCTAACCTTTATTTTAACTCTTACTATGGGCACATACGAACTCATTTATCTTCACAGCAGCCCTACCTGGTaggtactattttttttcttgattactattttttttttttttactgttacctgtttttcagataagaaaacagaCCCTGTCTTCACTTGAACTGACATATTGGAAAAAATGAACTTGATTCTACTGCATACTGTTGCAGtgattcattctttctttgtgCATTTACTCTGCAAAAGGGCCCTGAGTCACTAAGTCACTCCCCTAGAGTGGCTCAGCTGATGAGTGGGGAGTTGGAAATCCCCTGCTGGGAGTGGCAATACAGAGCCCAGTCTCTTGATGGCTTTGCCACTGCTGACCACGTGGTCACAAGGCCTTGGGGCTTGGGCAGGTTCGGCTCCCAGAGTCCTGTCCTCAGGATTTCAGAAACTGTCTCACCTGGAGATTTAAACTTGAGTTTGAGATGAAGGTGATGTAAGTTTGACCAGCTATAGTGACTTGCTTTTGATTTTATTCAAAATGGATTATATTTTGCCCCTACAGGGAGCATTCActatgttttgttctttttgctGCTCAGTGACTGACGTTCTAGCAGGTACATTTTCCAGCTCTCTGCTGCAGCCCAGCcccaattcaaagaaataattcttCACTTCAAGATCAATTTAAAGTCAACTgccttgtttttgctttttttcgttattaggaaattatttttgtgtttattttttgaacaggTCATACATTTACGGAATATACAAGTCAGAAACATAAAAGGATTTACAGTGAAaattctccctccctcctggctACCTGAGGCTGGGCATCCTTCTAGAGATATTTTATGCATGCACAAGCATAagtattcctttttttccttttctacacAAATAATTGAATACTATATGTAtggctttttacttttttttttcctttttttacctAATACATCTTGGAAATTGTTTTGGTATAATTACAGAAacaatttcttcatctaaaaaAGTTATATAGTATTTCATTGCTTGTGGATATTCTACAATTTATTTAGCAGTCTCTTTCTGATAGGTTTTTTAGTTGTTCAAATCATCTACTAATGCAAACAATGTGGCGGTGAATAACGATAGACAAAATGTGATGAGGTGGGAGAAAATGTGCTTTGGATAAATTCATAAAAGAGGAATTCCTGGGTTAAGGTCAAATGCATTTCCAATGTTGATAGACATTGCCAATCGTCTCCCATAGGTGTTGTTCCAGTTTCGACTTCCACCAATACAGTGTGAGAATGTCCATTTCCCTACATCTTCATTGAGTATGTTCTCAATTGTTCTGATTTTCCACAACCTGAAAACTCAGTATATTAAAATTTGCATTCTCTTATGAACgaaggtgagcatcttttcatatgttttagagCCAGCTGAATCAATGAACATTTCTTTCTGGGAGTTCtggaaggacatttggtttgGAACGGGTCCCTGACCTACGCTCAAAGCTGGCAGAATCCACTGAAATTATACATCAGTGTTTGTAGCTGAATGTCTTAGCAAGTTGCTGGTCTTGTAGTGTATTCCTTTTGACTGCTTGGAGTCACTGAATCTGATCCTACTCAGGCTGAGGGCGCCATCTGTCTTTCTGCGATGAGTAAACGGAAGGCAATGCTGTTTGATAACGGGGAAATACGGGACCTGCCTTAACACTGGGGACCAGTCTTATTTTCTGAGGCTCTTGTATATGCTGTGGCTTTGTCCTAGCCAAGCTGAAAATAATCTCACCAATCTTCTGAATCTTTTGTTCCACTTAATATCACTGAAGTAGGCATGTCTTTTTatgttttgattattaaaattttttgttatgaataaataaaaaatacacagagaGAATAGTAAAATGAACATACCTATCACCAAGATTAAACAGTTAAGAAAATCATGCTACATTTGACTCTTCTATCCcattttccatctttcttcctttctgctgaGATTTTAAGGTAAATAATGTCATTTCATCTTTACAAACTTCAGTAATCATCTCTGAAAGGGACATATTCATACATAATTACAAAGCCACTATCACCTCTGAAAAAATCAGTGGTAATCCTTTGTATTATCAAATATTCAGTCCATGTAAAAATCCCCCAGTTGTCTTAAAAAGTCtcacactttctctctctctttctgctgtTGGTTTCTTTGATTCGGGGGCTACATTTTGCATTTGGTTCTGATGTTAAGCCCCTTCTATTTCAGAGCAGACTCCTCCCCTCttggtgaggaaactga
Proteins encoded:
- the DMRT3 gene encoding doublesex- and mab-3-related transcription factor 3, which codes for MNGYGSPYLYMGGPVSQPPRAPLQRTPKCARCRNHGVLSWLKGHKRYCRFKDCTCEKCILIIERQRVMAAQVALRRQQANESLESLIPDSLRALPGPSPPGDTATAPQPPPTSQPSQPPPPPRPAAELAAAAALRWATEPQPGVLQAQLVKPDLTEERLGDGSAADNTEAFSDKDTDQRSSPDVVTSKSCFTPDSPEIVSVDEGGYAAQKNGGCAESRADSPKYHAEQNHLLIEGPSGTVSLPFSLKANRPPLEVLKKIFPNQKPTVLELILKGCGGDLVSAVEVLLSSRSSVPGADRTATEPESLVLPSNGHIFEHTLSSYPISSSKWSVGSAFRVPDTLRFSADSSNVVPNPLAVPLQHPFPQPPRYPLMLRNTLARNQSSPFLPNDVTLWNTMTLQQQYQLRSQYVSPFSSNSTSIFRSSPVLPTRTPEDPRIAIPEDGCPVVSKQSMYTEDDYDERSDSSDSRILNTSS